Proteins encoded within one genomic window of Candidatus Binatia bacterium:
- a CDS encoding hotdog domain-containing protein yields the protein MGTGEGLTAVLRVRMGLHDAHYGGALVDGARILALFGDVATELLIRLDGDEGLFASYDSVEFVAPVYAGDFIEAQGRVVKIGRTSRRMEFEARKVIAARPDLGDSAADALEMPVVVCRATGTCVTPKAKKRR from the coding sequence ATGGGAACTGGCGAAGGCCTGACGGCGGTCCTGCGCGTGCGCATGGGGCTCCACGACGCGCACTACGGCGGCGCGCTCGTGGACGGCGCTCGAATCCTCGCGCTCTTCGGCGACGTGGCGACCGAGCTACTGATCCGCCTCGACGGCGACGAGGGACTCTTCGCTTCCTACGACAGCGTCGAGTTCGTCGCGCCCGTCTACGCCGGCGACTTCATCGAGGCGCAAGGACGTGTCGTCAAAATCGGCAGGACGTCGCGCCGCATGGAGTTCGAGGCGCGCAAGGTCATCGCGGCGCGCCCGGACCTCGGCGACAGCGCCGCCGACGCGCTCGAAATGCCGGTCGTCGTGTGCCGGGCGACCGGCACGTGCGTCACGCCGAAGGCTAAGAAGCGCCGCTGA
- a CDS encoding PadR family transcriptional regulator translates to MDIGFWGDPRSGRWGMYGHGHPRHGRRLKRGLLKFALLKLLAEMPRHGYDLMRAFREKGWGAGAGSIYPILSALEAAGLIVGRDEGERRTYEISEKGRRLLEEHAKDLGRLFDDDEDGGSEAETDGLREAAGRLMQSIAQLGSTSKPETIGRVCELLNETRKRIYEILAQE, encoded by the coding sequence ATGGATATCGGTTTTTGGGGTGACCCGCGCTCGGGCCGGTGGGGTATGTACGGTCACGGCCATCCGAGGCACGGCCGGCGCCTGAAGCGCGGCCTGCTCAAGTTTGCGCTGCTCAAGCTCCTGGCGGAGATGCCGCGTCACGGCTACGACCTGATGCGGGCCTTTCGCGAGAAGGGCTGGGGCGCGGGAGCCGGCTCGATCTACCCAATCCTGAGCGCCCTGGAGGCGGCCGGCCTGATCGTCGGACGCGACGAAGGCGAGAGGCGGACGTACGAGATCTCCGAGAAGGGCCGGCGTTTGCTCGAGGAGCATGCGAAGGACCTCGGGCGGCTTTTCGACGACGACGAGGACGGCGGGTCCGAGGCCGAGACGGACGGGCTGCGCGAGGCCGCCGGCCGGCTCATGCAGTCGATCGCGCAACTTGGGTCGACTTCGAAACCCGAAACAATCGGACGCGTTTGTGAGTTGCTCAACGAGACTCGCAAACGCATCTACGAAATACTGGCGCAGGAGTAG
- a CDS encoding DJ-1/PfpI family protein gives MKPRSGTFDIIAPMNRKDALVVAGTTIAGAILPRAAIAQSQDSGYSPAAVRVAFVVGPVSNLIDIAGPYEVFGDTYGSKTGGPPPNGADNFLGKDTGARPLYAPYLVSDTLEPVKAGRGVTILPDYTFATAPAPGAIVMGAQSKHSPAKLEWIREMSRAAEVVMSVCTGAYVLAGTGLLDGKRATTHHDYYDDFAATFPKVTVVRGPRYVEEGKFKTAGGLTSGIELAIHVVALMHGESRADLIAHYLEYVRTERPA, from the coding sequence TTGAAGCCGCGCAGCGGCACATTTGATATCATCGCGCCGATGAATCGCAAGGACGCCCTCGTGGTCGCCGGCACGACGATAGCCGGCGCGATACTTCCGCGCGCGGCCATCGCGCAATCACAGGATTCGGGGTACTCCCCGGCGGCGGTCCGCGTCGCGTTCGTCGTCGGCCCGGTCTCAAACCTAATCGACATCGCGGGACCGTATGAGGTCTTCGGCGACACCTATGGATCGAAGACCGGCGGTCCGCCGCCGAACGGAGCGGACAACTTCCTGGGAAAGGACACCGGCGCGCGTCCGCTCTACGCGCCGTATTTGGTCAGCGACACGCTCGAGCCCGTTAAAGCCGGGCGCGGCGTAACGATCCTGCCGGACTACACGTTCGCCACCGCGCCCGCGCCCGGCGCGATCGTCATGGGCGCGCAGTCGAAGCATTCTCCGGCGAAGCTGGAATGGATTCGTGAGATGTCGCGCGCGGCCGAGGTCGTGATGTCGGTCTGCACGGGGGCCTACGTCTTAGCCGGCACGGGATTGCTCGACGGGAAGCGCGCGACGACCCACCACGACTACTACGACGATTTCGCCGCGACGTTTCCCAAAGTCACCGTCGTCCGCGGACCGCGCTACGTCGAAGAGGGCAAGTTCAAGACCGCGGGAGGGCTGACGTCCGGCATCGAGCTCGCGATCCACGTCGTGGCGCTGATGCACGGCGAATCGCGGGCCGACTTAATCGCGCACTACCTGGAATACGTGCGAACCGAACGGCCCGCCTGA
- a CDS encoding RNA-binding S4 domain-containing protein, which produces MRLDKFMKVSRLAKRRSEAHEALEHGRITKDGKVLKPGYQVKPGDELEIHYATRFVTVRVLEVPLRVTPAVRGDSLYEILATRRDEAEWL; this is translated from the coding sequence GTGCGGTTGGACAAATTCATGAAGGTTTCGCGGCTGGCCAAGCGGCGCAGCGAAGCGCACGAGGCGCTCGAGCACGGGCGCATCACGAAGGACGGAAAGGTGCTGAAGCCTGGCTATCAGGTCAAGCCCGGCGACGAGCTGGAGATACACTACGCCACCAGGTTCGTCACCGTTCGCGTGCTCGAGGTGCCCTTGCGCGTGACGCCGGCGGTGCGCGGCGATTCGCTCTACGAGATCCTCGCTACGCGAAGAGACGAGGCGGAGTGGCTGTGA
- a CDS encoding phosphoglycerate kinase: protein MSFRRLEELDVRGKRVLVREDLNVPLSDGNILDFGRVDAAIPTLRWLHEHRARTIVLSHLGRPDGRPDPRLSLRPVAQALSDRLGVRVAFAEDAVGEATERAVAELRDGDVLLLENLRFHPEEERDDEEFARQLASLGDYYVDDAFASAHRAHASTEALARMLPNAAGFLMEAELSALAPLIETPRKPFVCAIGGAKIKDKLGLLQHLTELVDAFCIGGGMANTLLAASGVAVGCSLRDNDLEPARQFLALAKERGVELQLPGDAVVAPAIDAAAALARVVAIADVGDEMILDIGPATAQAYAATIERAKTIVFNGPMGVYENPAYRHGTQAVGDAIARATAAGATSVVGGGDAAAAAHLLGFASKVTFISTGGGATLEYLEGKTLPGVAALER, encoded by the coding sequence GTGAGCTTTCGACGGCTCGAAGAGCTCGACGTTCGGGGCAAGCGCGTCCTGGTGCGCGAGGATCTCAACGTACCGCTCTCCGACGGCAACATCCTCGACTTCGGTCGCGTCGACGCGGCGATTCCGACGCTACGCTGGCTGCACGAGCACCGCGCTCGCACGATCGTACTCTCGCACCTGGGAAGACCCGACGGCAGGCCGGATCCGCGCCTTTCGCTGCGGCCGGTGGCGCAGGCGCTCTCGGATCGGCTCGGCGTGCGCGTCGCGTTTGCCGAAGATGCCGTCGGAGAGGCGACGGAGCGCGCGGTCGCCGAGTTGCGCGACGGCGACGTGCTGCTGCTCGAGAACCTGCGCTTCCATCCCGAGGAAGAGCGGGACGATGAGGAGTTCGCGCGGCAACTCGCGAGCCTCGGCGATTATTACGTCGACGACGCGTTCGCGAGCGCGCACCGCGCGCACGCCTCGACCGAGGCGCTCGCGCGCATGCTCCCCAACGCGGCGGGGTTCTTGATGGAGGCCGAGCTGTCGGCCCTGGCGCCGCTGATCGAAACCCCGCGCAAGCCGTTCGTGTGCGCGATCGGCGGCGCGAAGATCAAAGATAAGCTCGGCCTCCTGCAGCACCTGACGGAGCTGGTCGACGCGTTTTGCATCGGCGGGGGAATGGCCAACACGCTGCTGGCGGCGTCGGGCGTCGCGGTGGGGTGCTCGTTGCGCGACAACGACCTCGAGCCGGCGCGGCAGTTTCTCGCGCTCGCGAAGGAACGCGGCGTCGAGCTGCAGCTTCCTGGCGATGCTGTCGTCGCACCGGCCATCGATGCGGCCGCGGCGTTGGCGCGCGTCGTTGCGATCGCCGACGTCGGGGACGAGATGATCCTCGACATCGGACCGGCTACCGCGCAGGCGTACGCGGCGACGATCGAGCGCGCCAAGACGATCGTCTTCAACGGCCCGATGGGCGTCTACGAGAATCCGGCGTACCGGCACGGCACGCAAGCCGTGGGGGACGCGATCGCGCGCGCGACGGCCGCGGGTGCCACGAGCGTGGTCGGCGGGGGCGACGCCGCGGCGGCGGCGCACCTACTCGGCTTCGCATCCAAGGTGACGTTCATCTCCACGGGGGGCGGCGCGACGCTGGAGTACCTCGAAGGCAAAACGCTTCCGGGAGTTGCAGCACTTGAGCGTTAG
- the mazG gene encoding nucleoside triphosphate pyrophosphohydrolase: protein MLIRIAGLGPGDPRLLTIGSLDGLREIGRAVALLAPPDLTSYLERNGVAIVRGMVDDPALLVRGSADEITRFTQRLDDPSVRDGPLGLGVLGNPLSDFPGLPALLRALDARGATTEIVPGVPRATLSASIAMPLVPLPPQSAHYSWDDLVEIMARLRLGCPWDREQTHRTLVPYLVEETFEVVEAIEMSQLEGLCEELGDLLLQVLFHAQIATEVGKFSIADVVDALSNKMVRRHPHVFGDAVIEDVDAQWRNWERLKALEKTGQRRKSRLDGIPKHLGALQRGQRMQEKAARVGFDWPNAHGVLDKLSEELGELAEARRQPQDDQRVREELGDVFFTLVNLSRALGIDAETALRGANEKFYRRFAFMEERAGADGKSLADLSLDELEELWELAKA, encoded by the coding sequence ATGCTGATTCGCATCGCGGGTCTGGGCCCGGGGGACCCACGACTGCTGACCATCGGCAGCCTCGACGGGCTGCGGGAGATCGGGAGAGCCGTCGCGCTGCTCGCGCCGCCGGATCTGACGTCCTATCTCGAACGCAACGGCGTCGCCATAGTCCGCGGCATGGTGGACGATCCGGCGCTGCTCGTGCGCGGCAGCGCCGACGAGATCACGCGCTTTACGCAGCGTCTCGACGACCCGTCGGTACGCGACGGCCCGCTCGGTCTCGGCGTCCTCGGCAATCCGCTGTCGGATTTTCCCGGCCTCCCCGCGCTGCTGCGCGCTTTGGACGCCCGCGGCGCCACGACGGAGATCGTGCCCGGCGTACCGCGCGCGACGCTCTCCGCTTCGATCGCGATGCCGCTCGTGCCGCTCCCGCCGCAATCGGCGCATTACTCCTGGGACGACCTCGTAGAAATCATGGCGCGGCTGCGGCTCGGCTGCCCGTGGGATCGGGAGCAGACGCACCGCACCCTCGTTCCATACCTCGTCGAGGAGACGTTCGAAGTCGTCGAGGCGATCGAAATGTCGCAGCTCGAGGGGCTATGCGAAGAGCTCGGCGACCTGCTGCTGCAGGTGCTCTTTCACGCGCAGATCGCGACCGAGGTCGGGAAGTTCAGCATCGCCGATGTCGTCGACGCGCTCTCTAATAAGATGGTCCGGCGCCATCCGCACGTCTTCGGTGATGCCGTGATCGAAGATGTAGACGCGCAATGGCGCAACTGGGAGCGACTCAAGGCGCTCGAAAAAACCGGACAGCGGCGCAAGAGCCGCTTGGACGGAATCCCGAAGCACCTCGGGGCGCTGCAGCGCGGCCAGCGGATGCAGGAAAAGGCGGCTCGCGTCGGCTTCGATTGGCCGAACGCGCACGGCGTGCTCGACAAACTCTCGGAAGAGCTGGGCGAGCTCGCGGAGGCGCGCCGCCAGCCACAGGACGACCAGCGCGTGCGCGAGGAGCTCGGCGACGTCTTCTTCACCCTCGTCAACCTGTCGCGGGCGTTGGGGATCGACGCCGAGACCGCGCTGCGCGGAGCCAACGAGAAGTTTTATCGCCGCTTTGCCTTCATGGAAGAGCGCGCCGGCGCCGACGGGAAGAGCCTCGCCGATCTGTCGCTCGACGAGCTGGAGGAGCTATGGGAACTGGCGAAGGCCTGA
- the whiA gene encoding DNA-binding protein WhiA, translated as MAVISADTKDALARDLPHEAHCRHALLAGLALYGRSDGQFVTHRNAVARLFWSLLDERKSHPIETRAPTRLQRLPTFAIALPERLATPPPKPVHRCDRLIEVRAAFLACGSLAAGVRGYHLEFVARSYEIAERLGWMLRSAGAVPKETRRKGRAVLYFKDFDAIVELLTRIGAFGAVLALEDVRALRETKNRIHRLVNTEAANLQRSAEAAAAHRQVIEYLQSAYGLPRLTPALREVAELRLLYPDESLAELGRRCNPPIAKPTVSGRLGALNRLADYLRGVQGSAKPAR; from the coding sequence GTGGCTGTGATCTCCGCGGATACAAAGGATGCGCTCGCGCGCGATCTGCCGCACGAGGCGCATTGCCGTCACGCACTCCTCGCGGGGCTCGCGCTCTACGGGAGATCGGACGGCCAGTTCGTCACGCATCGCAACGCGGTCGCGCGGCTCTTCTGGTCGCTGCTCGACGAGCGGAAGTCGCATCCGATCGAGACGCGCGCGCCGACACGCCTCCAACGGCTTCCGACGTTCGCGATCGCGCTGCCGGAGCGCCTCGCAACCCCGCCGCCGAAGCCAGTGCATCGCTGCGACCGTCTGATCGAGGTTCGTGCGGCGTTTCTTGCGTGCGGCTCGCTCGCCGCGGGCGTGCGCGGCTACCATCTCGAGTTCGTGGCGCGTAGCTACGAGATAGCGGAACGACTAGGCTGGATGCTGCGCAGCGCCGGTGCGGTGCCCAAGGAGACGCGGCGCAAGGGACGCGCCGTGCTGTACTTCAAGGACTTCGACGCCATCGTCGAGCTGCTCACGCGCATCGGCGCGTTCGGCGCCGTGCTCGCGCTCGAAGACGTGCGCGCGCTGCGCGAGACGAAGAATCGCATCCACCGCCTCGTCAACACCGAGGCCGCGAACCTGCAGCGTTCCGCGGAAGCGGCCGCCGCGCATCGCCAGGTGATCGAATATCTTCAGAGCGCATACGGGCTTCCGCGGCTGACGCCCGCACTGCGGGAAGTCGCCGAGCTTCGGCTCTTGTATCCGGACGAGTCGCTCGCGGAGCTGGGCCGCCGCTGCAATCCGCCGATCGCAAAGCCGACCGTGAGCGGACGGCTTGGGGCACTCAACCGGCTGGCCGACTACCTCCGCGGCGTGCAGGGGAGCGCGAAACCGGCCAGGTAA
- the gap gene encoding type I glyceraldehyde-3-phosphate dehydrogenase, whose product MRIGINGFGRIGRSFTKAVVERHPEIEIVAVNDLIDAQQCAHLFKYDSNYGAYEGNVAGQDGTLTIDDRRIKVFAERDPARLPWRDLGVDVVIESTGLFTNAEKARVHIDSGGAKKVIISAPASGEDITIVLGVNHRSYDPEKHDVISNASCTTNCLATAVKPVVDSLGWVRGFMTTIHSYTNDQNVLDGPHKDPRRARNAATNIIPTSTGAAKALYLTIPEVKGTFDGFALRVPTPTVSMIYLVAQTKKPTTKEDLNAILRGAAQGELSKYVAYTEQELVSSDFKKNPYSSIIDSKLTNANGDLVQIAAWYDNEWGYSCRLAELTAMVLTTIPAKA is encoded by the coding sequence ATGCGCATTGGGATCAACGGCTTCGGCCGCATCGGAAGAAGCTTCACCAAGGCGGTCGTCGAGCGCCATCCCGAGATCGAAATCGTGGCGGTCAACGACTTGATCGACGCGCAGCAGTGCGCGCACCTCTTCAAGTACGACAGCAACTACGGGGCGTACGAGGGCAACGTGGCGGGGCAGGACGGCACCCTCACGATTGACGACCGGCGAATCAAGGTCTTCGCCGAGCGCGACCCTGCCCGGCTGCCGTGGCGCGATCTGGGCGTCGACGTCGTGATCGAGTCGACCGGGCTCTTCACGAACGCGGAGAAGGCGCGCGTCCACATCGACAGCGGCGGCGCTAAGAAGGTGATCATCTCGGCGCCCGCGAGCGGCGAGGACATCACGATCGTGCTCGGCGTCAATCACCGGAGCTACGACCCCGAAAAGCACGACGTCATCTCGAACGCTTCGTGCACCACGAACTGCCTGGCGACCGCCGTGAAACCGGTGGTCGACTCGCTGGGGTGGGTGCGGGGCTTCATGACGACGATCCACTCGTACACGAACGATCAGAATGTGCTCGACGGGCCGCATAAGGATCCCCGCCGCGCACGCAACGCCGCCACGAACATCATACCGACCTCGACCGGCGCGGCGAAGGCCCTCTACCTGACGATCCCCGAGGTCAAGGGGACGTTCGACGGTTTCGCGTTGCGCGTGCCGACGCCGACGGTTTCGATGATCTATCTGGTCGCGCAGACCAAGAAGCCGACGACCAAAGAGGACCTCAACGCGATCCTGCGCGGCGCCGCGCAGGGCGAGTTGAGCAAGTACGTCGCGTACACCGAGCAAGAACTCGTGTCCAGCGACTTCAAGAAGAATCCGTACAGCTCCATCATTGACTCCAAGCTCACGAATGCCAATGGCGACCTCGTGCAGATCGCCGCGTGGTACGACAACGAGTGGGGATATTCGTGCCGGCTCGCGGAGCTGACCGCAATGGTGCTCACGACCATTCCCGCGAAAGCCTGA
- the gpmI gene encoding 2,3-bisphosphoglycerate-independent phosphoglycerate mutase — translation MKYRPVILAVLDGWGCRESAQGNAIAAAALPHWRALLERWPHTTLQASGEAVGLPKGVMGNSEVGHMNLGSGRVVPQGVTMIDAAIRSGEFGDNETLRAAIAHVAVTGATLHFMGLLSDGCVHSSIEHLFALVDAAVAAGVPMAIHCFLDGRDTPPRSALTYVEQLEAKLAATGRAGSIASVTGRYYAMDRDRRWERTWSAYDLLAFGRAGHSADDARSAVLGAYARGEDDEFVQPAVVGPTRPIEDGDAFVFFNFRPDRARQLTTAFNAGTSLYYDDGFGVFASKRYDNPFFATMTKYDEEFTNPVLFGARPQYDTFGEVVAGEGLRQLRLAETEKYAHVTYFFNGGREDQFEGEDRELIPSDRSVATYDLAPAMRAREITDSAVKAIETGKYDTIIMNYANPDMVGHTGNWQPTIAAVEVVDECLARLVDATLRANGLLAITADHGNAEEKIDADGNPITAHSTNPVPLVIIANGLRGSLASGGKLGDVAPTLLTLMGLPIPERMTGKNLFTFS, via the coding sequence ATGAAGTACAGACCGGTCATCCTCGCGGTGCTGGATGGCTGGGGTTGTCGCGAGTCCGCGCAAGGCAACGCCATCGCGGCGGCTGCGCTTCCGCACTGGCGCGCGCTCCTGGAGCGTTGGCCCCACACGACGCTGCAAGCCTCGGGCGAGGCGGTCGGCCTCCCAAAAGGCGTCATGGGCAACAGCGAGGTGGGCCACATGAACCTCGGCAGCGGTCGCGTCGTCCCGCAGGGCGTCACCATGATCGACGCCGCGATCCGCTCGGGCGAGTTCGGCGACAATGAGACGCTGCGAGCCGCGATCGCTCACGTCGCCGTGACGGGCGCGACGCTGCACTTCATGGGTCTGCTCTCCGACGGATGCGTGCACAGCTCGATCGAGCATCTCTTCGCGCTCGTCGATGCCGCGGTCGCCGCGGGCGTGCCGATGGCGATCCACTGCTTCCTCGACGGACGCGACACGCCGCCGCGCTCGGCCCTAACCTACGTTGAGCAGCTCGAGGCGAAGCTCGCCGCGACCGGGCGCGCCGGCTCGATCGCGAGCGTTACCGGACGCTACTACGCGATGGACCGCGATCGCCGCTGGGAGCGCACGTGGAGCGCCTACGACTTGTTGGCCTTTGGCCGCGCCGGCCACAGCGCGGACGACGCGCGGAGTGCTGTGCTCGGCGCGTACGCGCGCGGCGAGGACGACGAGTTCGTTCAACCGGCCGTCGTTGGGCCAACGCGTCCGATCGAGGACGGCGACGCCTTCGTCTTCTTCAACTTCCGTCCGGACCGCGCGCGGCAGCTCACGACGGCATTCAACGCCGGCACGTCGCTGTATTACGACGACGGCTTTGGAGTCTTTGCGTCGAAGCGCTACGACAATCCGTTCTTCGCGACGATGACGAAGTACGACGAAGAGTTTACCAACCCGGTGCTGTTCGGAGCGCGCCCGCAGTACGATACGTTCGGCGAGGTCGTCGCGGGGGAGGGACTGCGTCAGCTGCGGCTCGCGGAGACCGAGAAGTACGCACACGTTACCTACTTCTTCAACGGCGGCCGCGAAGATCAATTCGAGGGCGAGGACCGCGAGCTGATTCCCTCCGACCGCTCGGTGGCTACGTACGACCTGGCGCCGGCAATGCGAGCGCGCGAGATCACCGACTCCGCCGTCAAGGCGATCGAGACCGGCAAGTACGACACAATCATCATGAACTATGCGAATCCCGACATGGTCGGACACACGGGCAATTGGCAGCCGACGATCGCGGCGGTGGAGGTCGTCGACGAGTGCCTCGCGCGCCTAGTCGACGCGACGTTGCGCGCGAACGGCCTGTTGGCGATCACCGCCGACCACGGCAACGCCGAGGAGAAGATCGACGCCGACGGCAATCCGATCACCGCGCACTCGACCAATCCGGTGCCCCTGGTCATCATCGCAAACGGTCTGCGCGGCAGTCTCGCCTCGGGCGGCAAGCTCGGCGACGTGGCACCGACGCTGCTCACACTCATGGGGTTGCCGATCCCCGAACGTATGACCGGCAAGAATCTTTTCACGTTTAGTTAA
- a CDS encoding MATE family efflux transporter, with protein sequence MWQILLVFLVPLMLSNILQSASQTMASIWIGRLISTQALGAISAVFPIVFLLFSFVFGVSSGASVLIGQAFGAGDQHKVKRIAGTVIGAGLYLGIIVAIVGFFGSPTILGWLRTPPDIIAQSDAYARVLFLTMPIFFVYFVYATILRGTGDSTTPFYALIVSAVLAIVVTPLFIVGVFGLPKLGVVSAAVAGLIANSAALAWLLYYLARRDHLLKFDREMLEDMHLDWGILRSVLRIGVPTGIQVMMVSLAEIAVISFVNRFGSSATAAYGAVNQVVGYVQFPAISIGISASIFGAQCIGARREDKLGSVIRSAVGLNYVIGGIIIGLCYIFAWQILGWFITDPNTLKIAHELLMITLWSYLLFGNSAVLSGVMRGSGTVLWPTINAIFAIWGVEVPAAYILMRYVGLDGVWLGYPIAYCVVLALQFSYYQFVWKKKTHERLV encoded by the coding sequence ATGTGGCAGATCCTCCTCGTTTTTCTCGTGCCGCTGATGCTCAGCAACATCTTGCAGTCGGCGTCGCAGACGATGGCGAGCATCTGGATCGGTCGGCTGATCTCCACGCAGGCGCTGGGGGCGATCTCGGCCGTCTTCCCGATCGTTTTTCTGCTATTCTCGTTCGTGTTCGGCGTCTCGAGCGGTGCCAGCGTTCTGATTGGCCAAGCGTTCGGCGCCGGCGATCAGCACAAGGTGAAGAGGATCGCGGGAACGGTGATCGGCGCCGGGCTCTATTTAGGAATCATCGTCGCGATCGTCGGCTTCTTCGGTTCGCCGACGATCCTGGGGTGGCTGCGAACACCGCCGGACATCATCGCGCAATCGGACGCGTACGCGCGCGTGCTCTTCCTGACGATGCCGATCTTCTTCGTCTATTTCGTCTACGCGACGATCCTGCGCGGCACGGGCGATTCCACGACGCCCTTCTACGCGCTGATCGTTTCGGCGGTGCTCGCCATCGTCGTGACGCCGCTCTTCATCGTCGGCGTCTTCGGGCTGCCGAAGCTCGGCGTCGTCAGCGCCGCGGTGGCGGGCCTGATCGCCAACTCGGCGGCGCTCGCGTGGCTGCTGTACTATCTCGCGCGCCGCGATCACCTGCTGAAGTTCGACCGCGAGATGCTGGAAGACATGCACCTCGACTGGGGCATCCTGCGTTCGGTCCTGCGGATCGGCGTGCCGACGGGGATCCAAGTGATGATGGTCTCGCTGGCGGAGATCGCGGTCATCTCGTTCGTAAACCGGTTCGGTTCGAGCGCGACGGCCGCGTACGGCGCGGTCAATCAGGTCGTCGGCTACGTCCAGTTTCCTGCGATCTCGATCGGCATCTCGGCCTCTATCTTCGGAGCCCAGTGCATCGGCGCTCGGCGCGAAGACAAGCTGGGAAGCGTCATACGCTCGGCCGTCGGCCTGAACTACGTTATTGGCGGAATCATCATCGGCCTCTGCTACATCTTCGCGTGGCAGATCCTTGGCTGGTTCATCACGGACCCGAACACGCTCAAGATTGCGCACGAGCTCCTCATGATCACGCTGTGGAGCTACCTCCTATTCGGTAACTCGGCCGTCCTCAGCGGCGTGATGCGCGGGAGCGGCACCGTGCTCTGGCCGACGATCAACGCCATTTTCGCGATCTGGGGCGTCGAGGTTCCGGCCGCGTACATCTTGATGCGGTACGTTGGGCTCGACGGAGTCTGGCTCGGTTATCCGATTGCCTATTGCGTCGTGCTCGCGCTGCAGTTCAGCTACTACCAGTTCGTCTGGAAAAAGAAAACCCACGAACGGCTGGTCTAG
- the tpiA gene encoding triose-phosphate isomerase, translating into MSVRTIVAGNWKMHKTAAETAAFLGLFLPETEALPESVEIVVAPPFVSIPTASSLLRGTRIRLGAQTMHWELEGAFTGEISAPMLREFGVSHVILGHSERRAYCSETDRTVNLKVHTALEQGLTPIVAVGETLDERNAGATDERVMSQTLAALDGVAEDQLFRIVIAYEPIWAIGSGRNCDAQEADRVMATIRACLRGLDETPILYGGSMNADNVAAYMREPNINGGLVGGASLDAIGFAAIITNAA; encoded by the coding sequence TTGAGCGTTAGGACGATCGTCGCCGGCAACTGGAAGATGCATAAAACGGCGGCGGAGACGGCCGCGTTTCTCGGCCTCTTCCTGCCGGAGACGGAGGCGCTCCCGGAGAGCGTCGAGATCGTCGTCGCTCCGCCGTTCGTATCGATCCCGACCGCGTCGTCGCTGCTGCGCGGCACGCGCATCCGCTTGGGCGCGCAAACGATGCATTGGGAGCTCGAGGGCGCGTTTACCGGCGAGATCAGCGCCCCTATGCTGCGCGAGTTCGGCGTCTCACACGTCATCCTCGGCCACTCCGAGCGGCGCGCGTACTGCAGCGAGACGGATCGCACCGTGAACCTGAAGGTGCACACGGCGCTCGAGCAGGGCCTGACGCCGATCGTCGCCGTCGGCGAGACGCTCGACGAGCGCAACGCGGGCGCGACCGACGAGCGGGTGATGTCGCAGACACTTGCGGCGCTCGACGGCGTCGCAGAGGACCAGCTCTTCCGCATCGTCATCGCATACGAGCCGATCTGGGCCATCGGCTCGGGCCGCAACTGCGACGCCCAAGAGGCCGATCGCGTTATGGCGACGATTCGCGCGTGCCTGCGCGGCCTCGACGAAACGCCGATCCTCTACGGCGGAAGCATGAACGCCGACAACGTCGCCGCCTACATGCGGGAGCCAAATATCAACGGCGGCCTCGTCGGCGGTGCGTCGCTCGACGCGATCGGTTTCGCGGCCATCATCACCAACGCCGCATGA